In a genomic window of Pseudoxanthomonas sp. Root65:
- a CDS encoding RNA polymerase sigma factor, translating to MNDLAEPADETLMLAYAAGDASAFEQLYARHRGPLYRFLLRHLRDAALADEFFQDTWQRVIAAREGWKPEAAFGTWLYRIAHNRLNDHWRASKHRPAAPHDADERTARVPDPDTPERQLSEFEQRRRLQLAMDELPPEQREVLLLRLEQELTLEEIGEITGVGRETVKSRLRYAMDRLRTRLNE from the coding sequence GTGAACGACCTTGCCGAACCCGCCGACGAAACCCTGATGCTGGCCTATGCCGCCGGCGATGCGTCGGCCTTCGAGCAGCTTTACGCGCGCCATCGCGGCCCGCTGTACCGGTTCCTGCTGCGGCACCTGCGGGATGCCGCGCTGGCCGACGAGTTCTTCCAGGACACCTGGCAGCGGGTGATCGCCGCGCGCGAGGGCTGGAAACCGGAAGCCGCGTTCGGGACCTGGCTGTACCGGATCGCGCACAATCGCCTCAACGACCACTGGCGCGCATCGAAGCACCGGCCCGCCGCACCCCATGATGCGGACGAGCGCACCGCGCGCGTGCCCGACCCGGACACGCCGGAGCGGCAGCTGTCGGAGTTCGAGCAGCGGCGGCGGTTGCAGTTGGCCATGGACGAGTTGCCGCCGGAGCAGCGCGAGGTGCTGCTGCTGCGGCTGGAACAGGAACTGACCCTGGAGGAGATCGGCGAGATCACCGGCGTGGGCCGGGAAACCGTGAAATCGCGGCTGCGGTATGCGATGGACCGGTTGCGGACGAGGTTGAACGAATGA
- a CDS encoding EAL domain-containing protein: protein MPTPSISADNPASADASPAERIALILCGLLPAGSELAVCWRDWALGNGSGATPGAPASLRRLAEHALADSGVGHDGPGLRVHAWDNADGNARVALALACPQPLADADEASWVLLARALLVTSLDASRAQARVVSLEKSKRLQQALYEIADLAGADLEMPEMLRRIHAVVNSLMYAENCYIVLYDDQRRSVRFLYFADQRDPYVAEPEREFGEEEMANSMTFALLRHGQPLRGPSAVIRQKLGVVRDPSHGPDSLDWLGVPMRRDDRVCGAIVVQSYDAPASYADEDRALLGYVAQHILTALDRKHAHVELEHRVAVRTHELQRANRELQAEIMERKRAEKLQRALFRITDLAITSESLQRFYADVHVVVDELINARNFYIALVSDDGEQLNFPYSIDERDPMRKARRMTNGLTEYVIANGRPLLADRAVIGQLADEGKLLQHGPPAHSWLGVPLFRGEDVVGTVVVQSYSEDVKFTLHDQNLLTFVAHHIGNGLDRQRAQERLRSAHAELERRVDERTRELNEANHQLRSQIGERLRIEQQLTHQATHDALTGLPNRPHLLDRLAASIERARHGDGQAFAVLFLDLDRFKLVNDSMGHAAGDELLVEVARRITMSVRDEDVVSRLGGDEFALLVEYAEGVENVRDFAQRLLAVLGLPMWVAGRELFPSASLGIAVWHPRYRNGEELLRDADAAMYRAKEQGRDRCAMFDEAMREAAMQSLDLEADLRRAINHRDFLPFYQPIRRMDDGRVIGHEALLRWQHERRGLLLPAEFIAVGEDSGLIEQVDWLLYEQVVRQIARGIEGYISVNVSPRHFRSPDFGDRLLAMFEAQGADPSRLRLEITEVALLDDAPRTLRILRTLRQHGILAQLDDFGTGFSALSYLHRFPISVLKIDRSFVSGLGNEARPESLALVRAILALAGTLGIETIAEGVETDEQRQALLDLGCHLGQGYLLGRPAAQMEAVVADVA from the coding sequence ATGCCTACGCCATCGATCAGCGCCGACAACCCGGCCAGCGCGGACGCCTCGCCGGCGGAACGGATTGCGCTGATCCTGTGTGGGCTGCTGCCGGCGGGGTCGGAACTGGCGGTCTGCTGGCGGGACTGGGCCCTGGGCAACGGCAGCGGCGCCACGCCGGGCGCGCCGGCTTCCCTGCGTCGCCTGGCCGAGCATGCGCTCGCCGACAGCGGGGTCGGACACGACGGCCCCGGGCTGCGCGTGCATGCCTGGGACAACGCCGATGGCAATGCCCGCGTCGCACTGGCCCTGGCGTGTCCGCAGCCGCTGGCCGACGCCGACGAAGCGTCCTGGGTCCTGCTGGCGCGCGCCCTGCTGGTGACGTCGCTCGACGCCTCGCGCGCGCAGGCGCGGGTGGTGTCGCTGGAGAAGTCCAAGCGGTTGCAGCAGGCGCTCTACGAGATCGCCGACCTGGCCGGCGCCGACCTGGAAATGCCCGAGATGCTCCGCCGCATCCATGCGGTGGTGAACTCGCTGATGTATGCGGAGAACTGCTACATCGTCCTGTACGACGACCAGCGCCGCAGCGTGCGCTTCCTCTACTTCGCCGACCAGCGCGACCCCTATGTCGCCGAGCCCGAGCGCGAGTTCGGCGAGGAGGAGATGGCCAACAGCATGACCTTCGCGCTGCTGCGCCATGGCCAGCCGCTGCGCGGGCCGTCGGCGGTGATCCGGCAGAAGCTGGGGGTCGTGCGCGATCCCTCGCACGGCCCCGACAGCCTGGACTGGCTGGGCGTGCCGATGCGCCGCGACGACCGCGTCTGCGGCGCCATCGTGGTGCAGAGCTATGACGCGCCGGCGAGCTATGCCGACGAGGACCGCGCGCTGCTGGGCTACGTGGCGCAGCACATCCTCACTGCGCTCGACCGCAAGCACGCGCATGTCGAACTGGAGCACCGGGTTGCAGTGCGCACGCACGAGCTGCAGCGCGCCAACCGCGAGCTGCAGGCCGAAATCATGGAGCGCAAGCGCGCCGAGAAGCTGCAGCGCGCGCTGTTCCGCATCACCGACCTGGCCATCACGTCGGAAAGCCTCCAGCGCTTCTACGCCGACGTGCACGTGGTGGTCGACGAACTGATCAATGCCCGCAACTTCTACATCGCGCTGGTCTCCGACGATGGGGAACAACTCAATTTCCCCTATTCGATCGACGAACGCGACCCGATGCGCAAGGCCCGGCGCATGACGAACGGCCTGACCGAGTACGTCATCGCCAACGGCCGCCCGCTGCTGGCCGATCGCGCGGTGATCGGCCAGCTGGCGGACGAGGGCAAGCTGTTGCAGCACGGCCCGCCGGCCCACAGTTGGCTGGGCGTGCCGTTGTTCAGGGGTGAGGACGTCGTCGGCACGGTGGTGGTGCAGAGTTATTCCGAAGATGTGAAGTTCACCCTGCACGACCAGAACCTGCTGACCTTCGTGGCCCACCACATCGGCAACGGCCTGGACCGCCAGCGCGCGCAGGAGCGGCTGCGCAGCGCGCATGCCGAGCTCGAGCGGCGTGTGGACGAGCGCACGCGGGAACTCAACGAGGCCAACCACCAGCTGCGCTCGCAGATCGGCGAGCGCCTGCGCATCGAGCAGCAGCTCACCCACCAGGCCACGCACGACGCGCTGACCGGGCTACCCAATCGTCCACACCTGCTGGATCGTCTGGCCGCATCCATCGAGCGCGCACGGCATGGCGATGGGCAGGCGTTCGCGGTGCTGTTCCTCGACCTGGACCGCTTCAAGCTGGTCAACGACAGCATGGGCCACGCCGCCGGCGACGAACTGCTGGTGGAAGTGGCGCGCCGCATCACCATGAGTGTGCGCGACGAGGACGTGGTCTCGCGCCTGGGCGGCGACGAGTTCGCGCTGCTGGTCGAGTATGCCGAGGGCGTGGAGAACGTGCGCGACTTCGCCCAGCGCCTGCTCGCGGTGCTGGGTCTGCCGATGTGGGTGGCCGGGCGCGAACTGTTCCCGTCGGCCAGTCTCGGCATCGCGGTGTGGCACCCACGCTACCGCAACGGCGAGGAACTGCTGCGCGATGCGGATGCGGCGATGTACCGCGCAAAAGAACAGGGTCGCGACCGCTGCGCGATGTTCGACGAAGCGATGCGTGAAGCCGCTATGCAGAGCCTGGACCTGGAAGCCGACCTGCGGCGTGCGATCAATCATCGCGACTTCCTGCCGTTCTACCAGCCGATCCGACGCATGGACGACGGCCGGGTGATCGGCCACGAGGCGCTGCTGCGTTGGCAGCACGAACGGCGTGGCCTGCTGCTGCCGGCGGAATTCATCGCGGTGGGCGAGGACAGCGGGTTGATCGAACAGGTCGACTGGTTGCTGTACGAACAGGTGGTGCGTCAGATCGCGCGGGGCATCGAGGGCTACATCTCGGTCAATGTGTCGCCACGGCATTTCCGCTCGCCCGATTTCGGCGACCGCCTGCTGGCGATGTTCGAGGCACAGGGCGCCGATCCGTCGCGCCTGCGGCTGGAGATCACCGAAGTCGCGCTGCTTGACGACGCGCCCCGCACGCTGCGCATCCTGCGCACGCTGCGCCAGCACGGCATCCTGGCGCAGCTGGACGATTTCGGCACCGGCTTCTCGGCGCTGTCCTACCTGCACCGCTTTCCCATCTCGGTACTCAAGATCGACCGCAGCTTCGTCTCGGGGCTGGGCAACGAAGCGCGCCCGGAAAGCCTGGCGCTGGTGCGCGCCATCCTGGCACTGGCCGGCACGCTGGGCATCGAGACGATCGCCGAGGGCGTGGAGACCGATGAGCAACGGCAGGCGTTGCTGGACCTCGGCTGCCACCTGGGCCAAGGCTATCTGCTGGGGCGGCCTGCGGCGCAGATGGAAGCGGTTGTCGCCGATGTGGCGTGA
- a CDS encoding VWA domain-containing protein: MPHRLTVTLLATALLAACQSNPTTQQARDAEEAAAADAYVAADAADAAEAVRSEQATLDSVVVTGARLRRDQAKAAITAGHAHAPAAPPPPAPMRMLEYRAANVAIAPQSPQAAPANTEKYAERDDNPVRRTLDEPVSTFSVDVDTGSYSNVRRMLREGQRPPADAVRAEEFINYFRYGHAGPTDRSRPFKVTTELAPAPWNAKRQLLMVGIKGYDVPKATLPPANLVFLLDTSGSMDSPDKLPLLKQSFSQLVPQLRAQDRVSIVVYAGSAGLVLPPTPGDRHDEILGALDRLQAGGSTNGGDGIRLAYAMAKQAYVKDGVNRVILATDGDFNVGTVNQDALETMVADQRASGIALTTLGFGTGNYNDALAETLADVGDGNHAYIDTLQEGRKVLVDEMQSTLLTIARDVKIQVEFNPAVVSEYRLIGYENRVLANEDFANDKVDAGDIGAGHEVTALYEITPVGSGAERLPALRYGGKQVAAGASTDEIAHVRLRYKLPGQDSSRLIETPIARAALSTQPSDAFRFASAVAAYADLLRGGQRIDGWNWDDAVRTARAATGRDLYGLKAEFIGMVDQAQRLVTVEGDTPAIAGE; encoded by the coding sequence ATGCCGCACCGTCTGACCGTTACCCTGCTGGCCACCGCCCTGCTGGCCGCATGCCAGTCCAACCCTACTACCCAGCAAGCCCGCGACGCCGAGGAGGCCGCGGCGGCCGACGCATACGTCGCCGCCGATGCCGCCGATGCCGCCGAAGCGGTGCGCAGCGAGCAGGCGACGCTCGACAGCGTCGTCGTCACCGGCGCCCGCCTGCGCCGCGATCAGGCCAAGGCCGCGATCACGGCGGGACATGCCCATGCACCGGCCGCACCGCCACCACCGGCCCCCATGAGGATGTTGGAGTACCGGGCCGCCAACGTCGCCATTGCCCCACAGAGCCCGCAGGCTGCGCCCGCCAACACCGAGAAATACGCCGAGCGCGACGACAACCCGGTGCGCCGTACGCTGGACGAGCCCGTCTCGACTTTTTCGGTGGACGTGGATACCGGCAGCTACAGCAACGTGCGCCGCATGCTGCGCGAAGGGCAGCGTCCGCCCGCGGACGCGGTGCGCGCCGAGGAGTTCATCAACTACTTCCGCTACGGTCACGCCGGACCCACCGACCGCAGCCGTCCGTTCAAGGTCACCACCGAACTCGCCCCCGCGCCGTGGAATGCCAAACGCCAACTGCTGATGGTCGGCATCAAGGGCTACGACGTGCCCAAGGCGACGCTGCCGCCGGCCAATCTCGTGTTCCTGCTCGACACTTCCGGGTCGATGGATTCGCCGGACAAGCTGCCACTGCTGAAGCAGTCGTTCTCCCAGCTCGTCCCGCAACTGCGTGCGCAGGACCGGGTCAGCATCGTCGTCTACGCCGGCTCGGCGGGCCTGGTGCTGCCGCCGACGCCTGGTGATCGGCACGATGAGATCCTCGGCGCCCTGGATCGCCTGCAGGCCGGCGGCAGCACCAATGGCGGCGACGGGATCCGCCTGGCGTACGCGATGGCGAAGCAGGCCTACGTCAAGGATGGCGTGAACCGCGTGATCCTGGCCACCGATGGCGACTTCAATGTCGGCACGGTCAACCAGGACGCGCTGGAAACGATGGTGGCCGACCAGCGCGCGTCCGGCATCGCACTGACCACGCTCGGCTTCGGCACTGGCAACTACAACGATGCGCTGGCCGAGACGCTGGCCGACGTCGGCGACGGCAACCACGCCTACATCGACACGCTGCAGGAAGGCCGCAAGGTGCTGGTGGACGAAATGCAGTCCACCCTGCTGACCATCGCCCGCGACGTGAAGATCCAGGTGGAGTTCAATCCTGCTGTCGTGTCCGAGTACCGCCTGATCGGCTACGAAAACCGGGTACTGGCCAACGAGGACTTCGCCAACGACAAGGTCGACGCCGGCGACATCGGCGCAGGCCACGAAGTCACCGCCCTGTACGAGATCACGCCGGTGGGCAGCGGCGCTGAACGCCTGCCCGCGCTGCGCTACGGCGGCAAGCAGGTCGCGGCCGGCGCGTCCACCGATGAGATCGCGCATGTGCGGCTGCGCTACAAGCTGCCCGGCCAGGACAGCAGTCGCCTGATCGAGACGCCGATCGCACGCGCGGCACTGAGCACGCAGCCGAGCGACGCCTTCCGCTTCGCCAGTGCGGTGGCTGCATACGCTGATCTGCTGCGTGGCGGCCAGCGCATCGACGGCTGGAACTGGGACGATGCGGTGCGCACCGCGCGTGCGGCGACCGGGCGCGACCTATACGGGCTGAAGGCGGAGTTCATCGGCATGGTGGACCAGGCGCAGCGACTGGTCACCGTGGAAGGCGATACGCCCGCCATCGCGGGCGAATGA
- a CDS encoding ribonuclease E inhibitor RraB: MITHEQLVEMFDNMARETTWDLRKPLVWGYFFTHGSRAPLEAVVPLLQEQGYRVIALYLEDKDNRKDPDLWWLHVEKTEVHTPDSLHERNQALYRFAEEHGLAAYDGMDVGAID, from the coding sequence ATGATCACCCACGAACAACTGGTCGAGATGTTCGACAACATGGCCCGGGAGACGACCTGGGACCTGCGCAAGCCGCTGGTGTGGGGCTACTTCTTCACCCATGGCTCGCGCGCGCCGCTGGAGGCGGTCGTCCCGCTGCTGCAGGAACAGGGTTATCGCGTGATCGCGCTGTACCTGGAAGACAAGGACAACCGAAAGGACCCGGACCTGTGGTGGCTGCATGTCGAGAAGACCGAAGTCCACACGCCCGACAGCCTGCATGAGCGCAACCAGGCGCTGTACCGCTTCGCCGAGGAACACGGACTGGCTGCCTACGACGGCATGGACGTGGGCGCCATCGACTGA
- the xseA gene encoding exodeoxyribonuclease VII large subunit, which yields MTDTARDILTPTQLNTLARDLLEGAFPLVWVEGELGNVTRPASGHLYFTLKDARAQVRCAMFKPKSQWLKFAPREGLRVLARGRLTLYEARGDYQLVIDSLEEAGEGALRRAFEELKARLAAEGLFDDVRKRPLPAHVRRLAVLTSPTGAAVRDVLSVLQRRFPLLEVDVLPVQVQGETAAAQIVDMLQRAARSGRYDVLLVTRGGGSLEDLWAFNDERLARAIAASPVPVVSAIGHETDFTLADFAADLRAPTPSVAAEVLVPDRRDLLARVQTLHRRLATTHAHRLRNAMQRADRAALRLHALRPQARLDMFRRRQEDAARRLHALWRDQHARRLAALRHADAVLRAHAPRRRLEQLRARLLALAPRPQAAVARTLQRDALRLRALARSLEAVSPLATVARGYALVTKEDGTLVRSVAQVQPGDRLEAQVADGRMRLRAE from the coding sequence ATGACCGACACCGCCCGCGACATCCTCACGCCCACCCAGCTCAACACGCTGGCGCGCGACCTGCTGGAAGGCGCTTTTCCGCTGGTGTGGGTGGAAGGCGAGTTGGGCAACGTCACCCGCCCTGCCTCGGGCCATCTGTACTTCACCCTGAAGGACGCGCGTGCGCAGGTGCGCTGCGCGATGTTCAAGCCCAAGAGCCAGTGGCTGAAGTTCGCGCCGCGCGAGGGACTGCGCGTGCTCGCGCGCGGGCGGCTGACGCTGTACGAAGCGCGCGGCGACTACCAGCTGGTGATCGACAGCCTGGAGGAAGCCGGCGAAGGCGCACTGCGGCGCGCGTTCGAGGAACTGAAGGCCCGGCTTGCCGCGGAAGGTCTGTTCGACGATGTACGCAAGCGTCCCCTGCCCGCCCACGTGCGGCGCCTCGCCGTGCTCACCTCGCCCACCGGCGCGGCCGTGCGCGATGTGCTCAGCGTGCTGCAGCGGCGCTTCCCCTTGCTGGAGGTGGACGTGCTGCCGGTGCAGGTGCAGGGAGAAACGGCGGCCGCGCAGATCGTCGACATGCTGCAGCGCGCGGCGCGCAGTGGCCGTTACGACGTGCTGCTGGTGACCCGTGGCGGTGGCTCGCTGGAAGACCTCTGGGCGTTCAACGACGAGCGCCTGGCGCGCGCCATCGCCGCCTCGCCGGTGCCCGTGGTCTCCGCCATCGGCCACGAAACCGACTTCACCCTCGCCGATTTCGCCGCCGACCTGCGCGCACCGACGCCCTCGGTCGCGGCCGAAGTGCTGGTGCCGGACCGGCGCGACCTGCTGGCGCGCGTGCAGACCCTGCACCGCCGCCTGGCCACCACGCACGCGCACCGTCTGCGCAACGCCATGCAGCGCGCCGACCGCGCCGCCCTGCGGCTGCACGCCTTGCGTCCGCAGGCGCGGCTGGACATGTTCCGCCGCCGCCAGGAAGACGCCGCACGACGGCTGCACGCGCTCTGGCGCGACCAGCACGCGCGCCGCCTCGCCGCCCTGCGCCACGCCGACGCCGTCCTGCGCGCACACGCGCCTCGGCGTCGCCTGGAACAGCTGCGCGCGCGTCTGCTCGCTCTCGCCCCGCGTCCGCAGGCCGCCGTCGCGCGCACCCTGCAACGCGACGCCCTGCGCCTGCGCGCCCTCGCCCGCTCACTGGAAGCGGTCAGCCCGCTGGCGACCGTCGCCCGCGGCTACGCGCTGGTGACCAAGGAAGACGGCACCCTGGTGCGCTCGGTGGCGCAGGTGCAGCCGGGGGATCGGCTGGAAGCGCAGGTAGCCGATGGCCGGATGAGGCTGCGGGCGGAATAG
- a CDS encoding sialidase family protein, with protein MPVSCWSRYVVPMLLAVLAACSPAGVPPPDAVASSPVVERVSLPSPAGAAQPDLVSTPDGSLLLSWLEPVGETGHRLRFSRRPAQVADWDAPRTIAEGTKWFVNWADTPHVYALQDGSLWAHWLRSTGPSRMDYGIDLVRSGDGGATWSAPQRVHPAGTPGDHGFVTFWPQARDRLGIAWLDSRQKAAAGAHAHHDDGHHGGGAPMMLRAALYGADATQRAEWPLDASTCDCCTTASAMTDRGVVVVYRGRGEGEIRDTRVVRFDGERWTPPRDVHADGWMIAGCPVNGPVVVADGATVWVAWYTEADGLPELRAARSDDAGDTFAAPVTLAKGTQVLGRLGLARGGDHLLVSWLEQAPDERQTLVLGRYDGAWRQTQRVDVATLSTRGRASGIPRLQWSDDAAWLAWTDVAGETPGLQAARVRFR; from the coding sequence ATGCCCGTGTCCTGCTGGTCCCGTTACGTGGTGCCGATGCTGCTTGCCGTGCTGGCGGCATGTTCGCCTGCGGGCGTGCCTCCGCCCGATGCCGTCGCGTCGTCGCCCGTCGTGGAGCGGGTGAGCCTGCCGTCACCCGCCGGTGCCGCGCAGCCCGACCTCGTCTCCACGCCCGACGGGTCCCTGCTGCTGAGCTGGCTGGAGCCGGTGGGCGAGACCGGGCATCGCCTGCGCTTCAGCCGCCGTCCCGCGCAGGTCGCCGACTGGGACGCGCCGCGCACCATCGCCGAAGGCACGAAGTGGTTCGTCAACTGGGCCGACACGCCGCACGTCTACGCCTTGCAGGATGGTTCGCTATGGGCACACTGGTTGCGCAGCACCGGGCCGTCGCGGATGGACTACGGCATCGACCTGGTGCGCTCCGGCGACGGTGGCGCCACCTGGAGCGCGCCGCAGCGGGTGCATCCCGCCGGCACGCCCGGCGATCATGGCTTCGTGACCTTCTGGCCGCAGGCGCGCGACCGGCTGGGCATCGCCTGGCTGGACAGCCGGCAGAAGGCGGCTGCCGGTGCGCACGCGCACCACGACGACGGCCATCATGGCGGCGGTGCCCCGATGATGCTGCGCGCGGCGTTGTATGGCGCGGATGCGACACAGCGCGCGGAATGGCCGCTGGATGCGTCCACCTGCGACTGCTGCACCACCGCGTCGGCGATGACCGACCGCGGCGTAGTGGTGGTCTACCGGGGGCGCGGTGAAGGCGAGATCCGCGATACCCGCGTTGTCCGCTTCGATGGCGAACGCTGGACGCCGCCGCGCGACGTGCATGCGGATGGCTGGATGATCGCCGGCTGCCCGGTCAACGGGCCGGTGGTCGTCGCCGACGGCGCCACGGTCTGGGTCGCGTGGTACACGGAAGCGGACGGACTGCCGGAGCTGCGGGCCGCACGTTCCGACGATGCGGGCGACACGTTCGCCGCGCCGGTCACGCTGGCGAAGGGCACACAGGTGCTGGGACGCCTGGGATTGGCGCGCGGCGGCGATCACCTGCTGGTGAGCTGGCTGGAACAGGCGCCGGACGAACGCCAGACCCTCGTGCTGGGCCGCTACGACGGCGCATGGCGCCAGACGCAGCGCGTCGATGTCGCCACGCTGTCCACGCGCGGAAGGGCCAGTGGCATCCCGCGTCTGCAATGGAGCGACGATGCGGCATGGCTTGCCTGGACCGATGTGGCCGGTGAGACGCCCGGCCTGCAGGCTGCACGCGTGCGGTTCCGCTGA